In one window of Paraflavitalea soli DNA:
- a CDS encoding universal stress protein — MEKILMAFDSGDPGRDILSFGIYLSRLTHSKLTGVFLENQPEDQRPVVKNMYEGTYVGLEVDERSTAWQAKMQKIEKGIDQFRSFYANHGIGTAVHRDKGMPVKELMGETRYADLLVVDPETSCRKELDNLPTAFVEEMLANAECPVVIAPCSFEGIEEIVFAWDGSESAAFAIKQFTYLFPQLGDKKAIIVYVKDSEERIVSDKLKMQEWLEHHYSVIQWEELPGEVDTALFGYLLKKRKVFIVFGAYGRNAVSRFFRHSHAEKVIKTVTQPLFITHR; from the coding sequence ATGGAAAAGATACTCATGGCTTTCGATAGCGGAGACCCCGGGAGGGATATCTTATCTTTTGGGATCTATCTATCCCGTCTTACCCATTCAAAGCTCACAGGTGTATTTCTCGAAAATCAGCCAGAAGATCAACGGCCGGTAGTGAAGAATATGTACGAGGGCACCTATGTGGGATTGGAAGTGGATGAAAGATCAACTGCCTGGCAGGCAAAAATGCAAAAGATAGAAAAGGGTATAGATCAATTCAGGTCCTTTTATGCCAACCATGGTATTGGCACTGCAGTGCATCGTGACAAAGGAATGCCCGTGAAAGAATTAATGGGCGAAACAAGGTATGCCGACCTGCTGGTAGTGGACCCAGAAACCTCCTGCAGGAAGGAATTGGATAATTTGCCCACTGCATTTGTAGAAGAAATGCTGGCCAATGCCGAATGTCCGGTAGTGATAGCACCCTGTAGCTTTGAAGGTATAGAGGAAATCGTTTTCGCCTGGGACGGCAGTGAGTCGGCGGCATTCGCCATTAAACAGTTCACCTATCTGTTCCCACAATTGGGTGACAAAAAAGCTATTATCGTATATGTGAAGGATAGTGAAGAAAGGATCGTTTCGGATAAACTTAAAATGCAGGAGTGGCTGGAACATCATTATAGTGTGATCCAATGGGAAGAACTCCCCGGTGAAGTGGACACGGCTTTATTCGGCTACCTGCTAAAAAAGAGAAAAGTGTTCATCGTATTTGGTGCTTACGGTAGGAATGCTGTATCCCGTTTCTTCCGCCATAGCCATGCAGAGAAAGTGATCAAAACGGTAACGCAACCCCTTTTTATCACGCACCGCTGA
- a CDS encoding zinc-dependent alcohol dehydrogenase family protein yields the protein MSIPKNMKAMVLQKQGQPLELRRLPVPVPGRQQVLVKVIACGICRTDLHIADGELKEPKLPLVQGHEIVGVVEQTGEDVRRLKVGDHVGIPWLAYTCGACKYCLAGKENLCDRALFTGYTIDGGFAEYTLAWDSYCFPLPALYANAAGAPLLCAGLIGHRCYRMIAPQATRIGLYGFGAAAHLLTQVAVHQHKQVFAFTNTGDVTIQAFARELGAAWAGDSTQSPPERLDAAILFAPVGTLIPKALADVDKGGQVICGGIHMSDIPAFPYRLLWEERSICSVANLTRKDGDDYFSMAPQVPVIAAVRRFPLRQANEAMQAIRSGLLQGAAVLDLSSGLITSFCTVGF from the coding sequence ATGTCGATACCGAAAAATATGAAGGCCATGGTATTGCAAAAGCAAGGGCAACCGCTGGAATTACGCAGGCTGCCGGTGCCTGTTCCGGGCCGGCAGCAAGTGTTGGTGAAGGTGATTGCCTGTGGCATTTGCCGTACCGATCTGCATATTGCGGATGGCGAACTTAAGGAGCCTAAACTACCACTGGTGCAGGGACATGAGATCGTCGGTGTGGTTGAGCAAACGGGTGAAGATGTTAGGCGGTTAAAGGTGGGCGATCATGTAGGCATTCCCTGGCTGGCCTACACCTGTGGTGCCTGTAAGTATTGCCTTGCCGGAAAGGAAAATCTCTGTGACCGCGCCTTGTTCACCGGCTACACCATCGATGGCGGCTTTGCGGAATATACCCTTGCGTGGGATTCGTATTGCTTCCCATTGCCGGCGCTTTATGCCAATGCTGCCGGGGCACCCTTATTATGCGCCGGTCTGATCGGACACCGGTGTTACCGTATGATCGCTCCGCAGGCCACCAGGATCGGGTTGTATGGCTTTGGTGCGGCTGCACATTTGCTTACGCAGGTAGCGGTCCATCAGCATAAACAGGTATTTGCTTTCACCAATACGGGAGATGTTACCATTCAAGCGTTTGCACGGGAATTAGGAGCGGCGTGGGCGGGTGATTCCACGCAATCACCACCGGAGCGGCTTGATGCGGCCATCCTGTTTGCACCGGTCGGGACGCTTATTCCCAAAGCCCTGGCCGATGTAGACAAGGGCGGGCAGGTGATCTGCGGCGGGATCCACATGAGTGATATACCTGCATTCCCCTACAGGCTATTGTGGGAGGAACGAAGTATCTGCTCGGTGGCCAATCTCACCCGTAAGGATGGCGATGATTATTTTTCGATGGCGCCGCAAGTGCCGGTCATTGCCGCCGTCAGGCGTTTCCCGCTTCGACAGGCCAATGAAGCGATGCAGGCCATCCGGAGCGGACTGTTGCAAGGGGCGGCCGTACTCGACCTTTCTTCCGGGCTGATAACAAGTTTTTGTACAGTCGGTTTTTAG
- a CDS encoding universal stress protein, whose protein sequence is MKTLIVATDFSAIARNATQYAMEMARAIEASVHLLHVYQLPANYGMLDIPISMPDWEQGTEDLMDGLKKQLEQDNGGQVSVSTEVRMGDFVLELTTVCDRLQPYAVIMGCKGSTAVERVFLGTHAIQAMKHLVWPVITVPLEAKFNVIRKIGLACDLAEPEMTVPLDSIIRLVTDFKATLHVINTHNEQSYDPQLVSASGWLGAKLKDVQHKFHFIKGDTEAAILHFAQSNNMDLLIVLPRQHSFWDTLIYKSHTKQFVLKSHIPLMALHFQGETAHHGIKA, encoded by the coding sequence ATGAAAACACTGATAGTAGCTACCGATTTTTCGGCGATAGCGCGAAATGCTACACAATATGCCATGGAAATGGCCCGGGCTATTGAGGCCAGCGTGCACCTGCTGCACGTGTACCAGTTACCGGCTAATTATGGCATGCTCGATATTCCGATAAGCATGCCCGATTGGGAGCAGGGAACAGAAGACCTGATGGACGGGCTAAAAAAGCAATTGGAACAGGATAACGGTGGCCAGGTATCGGTAAGTACGGAGGTAAGGATGGGGGACTTTGTGCTTGAGCTGACAACTGTATGTGATCGCCTGCAACCTTATGCCGTGATCATGGGCTGTAAAGGATCTACTGCAGTCGAGCGTGTTTTTTTAGGCACGCATGCCATTCAGGCTATGAAGCACCTGGTATGGCCTGTGATCACAGTGCCGTTGGAAGCAAAGTTCAATGTTATCAGGAAGATAGGACTGGCCTGTGATCTGGCAGAACCGGAAATGACTGTTCCCCTTGATAGTATCATCCGGCTGGTTACTGATTTTAAGGCAACACTGCATGTGATCAATACCCATAACGAACAGTCTTACGATCCACAGTTGGTATCTGCATCCGGCTGGCTTGGTGCGAAGCTAAAAGATGTACAGCACAAATTTCATTTCATTAAGGGAGATACTGAAGCCGCGATCCTCCATTTTGCTCAATCGAACAATATGGACCTTCTGATAGTATTGCCGCGGCAGCATAGTTTTTGGGATACCCTCATTTATAAAAGCCATACCAAGCAATTCGTATTGAAAAGCCATATTCCCCTGATGGCGTTGCATTTTCAGGGAGAAACAGCGCATCATGGTATCAAAGCTTGA
- a CDS encoding ABC transporter ATP-binding protein, which produces MMETILEARHINKSFINAMSIQVLTDISFEVSKGEFVAVTGKSGCGKSTLLYILSTMDTDYEGELYIDRQSMKGQTEAALAHIRNEKIGFVFQFHYLLHEFSVLKNVMLPGLKLNRYKAGEVEHRAMERLKMLDIDKLALKKANQLSGGEKQRVAIARALINDPHIIMGDEPTGNLDKRNSEIVFDIFKQLAEEHHQTLLIVTHDPGFAQRTHRIIAMEDGRIVQDQ; this is translated from the coding sequence ATGATGGAAACGATCCTGGAAGCAAGACATATCAATAAATCCTTCATCAATGCGATGAGCATACAGGTATTGACGGATATCAGTTTTGAAGTATCCAAAGGCGAGTTCGTGGCTGTAACGGGCAAGTCGGGCTGTGGCAAATCCACCCTATTATATATTCTCTCTACTATGGATACTGATTATGAAGGGGAGCTTTATATTGACAGGCAATCAATGAAGGGGCAAACAGAAGCCGCACTGGCGCATATCAGGAACGAAAAGATCGGATTTGTATTCCAGTTCCACTACCTGTTGCATGAATTTTCCGTATTGAAAAATGTGATGTTGCCCGGTCTGAAACTTAACCGGTATAAGGCGGGGGAAGTAGAACACCGGGCAATGGAAAGGCTCAAGATGCTGGATATAGATAAGCTGGCGCTTAAGAAGGCCAACCAGTTATCGGGCGGTGAAAAACAGCGGGTAGCCATTGCCCGGGCGCTGATCAATGATCCACATATTATCATGGGAGATGAGCCTACCGGCAATCTAGACAAGCGGAACAGTGAGATAGTGTTTGATATCTTTAAGCAGTTGGCGGAAGAGCATCACCAGACCTTGCTGATCGTAACCCACGATCCCGGATTTGCTCAGAGGACTCACCGGATCATAGCCATGGAGGATGGGAGGATCGTGCAGGATCAATAA
- a CDS encoding ABC transporter permease codes for MNYKLLISIAVSLLIARWRQTLVAAIGVTFSITMFIGLLGFMSGLNEMLDGLVMNRTPHVRLYNEIKPNPRQAVDLLPAYQHSWNIIHSVKATGSREQLYNSAAIKAALLADHRVAGIAPKITTRAFFNEGNVDITAAIQGIEVQQESRLFHFNDYIVAGNADDLELVSNSIILGKALAEILLVVPGDVVQVTTVSGEQFPLKVVGLFQSGLQEFDKAQSYAALSTVQKLIGKTADYITELQVTVKDIREAPAMAKEFEQTFNTDAIDIQTANAEFDTGSFIRTLISYAVGVTLLIVAGFGIYNILNMMIYEKMDTIAILKATGFGGRDVQRIFLFIAVSIGVSGGLVGLLLGFLLSLAIDQVPFNTTSLPTITTYPVSYDVILYLIAGAFSLLTTFLAGWLPARKASKIDPVIIIRGK; via the coding sequence ATGAATTATAAATTGCTCATCAGTATAGCAGTTTCTTTATTGATAGCGCGTTGGCGGCAAACGCTTGTGGCGGCCATTGGCGTTACTTTCAGCATCACCATGTTTATTGGGCTCCTGGGTTTTATGAGTGGTCTCAATGAAATGCTGGATGGGTTGGTGATGAACAGAACGCCGCATGTGCGCCTGTACAATGAAATAAAACCCAATCCCCGCCAGGCGGTAGATCTGTTGCCTGCATACCAGCATTCCTGGAATATCATCCACTCGGTAAAGGCTACCGGCAGCCGGGAACAATTGTACAACAGCGCCGCCATCAAAGCCGCCCTGCTTGCCGACCACCGCGTTGCCGGTATAGCGCCCAAGATCACTACGCGGGCTTTTTTTAATGAAGGGAATGTGGATATTACGGCTGCTATTCAGGGCATTGAAGTACAACAGGAAAGCCGTTTGTTCCATTTCAATGATTACATCGTGGCGGGTAATGCAGATGACCTGGAGCTGGTGTCCAACAGCATTATCCTGGGCAAAGCGCTTGCTGAAATATTGTTGGTGGTGCCGGGTGATGTGGTGCAGGTAACCACTGTGAGTGGTGAGCAGTTTCCGCTGAAGGTAGTGGGATTGTTCCAGTCGGGGTTGCAGGAGTTTGACAAAGCACAAAGTTATGCGGCCTTGTCGACGGTGCAAAAGCTCATTGGCAAAACGGCGGATTACATTACCGAATTGCAGGTCACTGTTAAAGATATCCGCGAGGCGCCAGCCATGGCCAAAGAATTTGAACAGACCTTTAATACGGATGCCATCGACATTCAGACAGCCAATGCAGAGTTCGATACGGGCAGCTTCATCCGTACACTGATCTCCTATGCGGTAGGTGTAACATTATTGATCGTAGCGGGTTTTGGTATTTACAATATCCTCAACATGATGATCTATGAAAAGATGGATACGATTGCCATCCTCAAAGCTACGGGCTTTGGCGGCCGCGATGTACAAAGGATATTTCTGTTCATAGCGGTCAGTATCGGAGTGTCGGGCGGCCTGGTAGGCCTGTTGCTGGGTTTTCTCTTGTCGCTGGCTATTGACCAGGTGCCTTTCAATACCACCTCGCTGCCTACCATTACTACATACCCCGTGAGCTATGATGTAATATTATACCTGATTGCCGGTGCTTTTTCACTACTCACTACTTTCCTGGCCGGATGGTTGCCAGCGCGGAAGGCCAGCAAGATCGATCCGGTAATTATTATCAGGGGGAAATAA
- a CDS encoding efflux RND transporter periplasmic adaptor subunit, translating to MMRPVILFSIACVLVIVSCKQKQESIQPVRENITESVYASGIVKSDQQYQVFAKVSGIITALLVKEGDHITKGTSILQLEDTTARLQAANARVAARYGASTANTERLQELQVAIEQAGVQCQNDSLLLERQRNLWAQQIGSRNNLEQREVAYSNSRNNYRVAQLRYTTLQRQIRFQEQQSANNWQIARAGTSDYTVKSEVNGKVYTLLREKGEMVTPQTPVAVIGDAALFLLELQVDEFDIARVKQGLKVLITMDSYKGQVFEGRVLTIYPFMDQRTKTFKVEAAFVNAPPVLYPNLTCEANIIIREKQNSLTIPASFLLQGGYVMLLNKEKRKVSTGMKDYRKIEILDGITARDVLIKPAQ from the coding sequence ATGATGAGACCGGTTATCCTGTTCAGCATTGCCTGTGTGTTGGTCATAGTTTCCTGTAAACAGAAGCAGGAAAGTATACAGCCTGTCCGTGAAAATATCACTGAATCCGTTTATGCTTCGGGTATTGTAAAAAGTGATCAGCAATACCAGGTATTTGCCAAGGTAAGCGGCATTATAACAGCCCTGCTGGTAAAAGAGGGAGATCATATAACAAAAGGAACAAGTATCCTTCAATTGGAAGACACGACAGCGCGCCTCCAGGCCGCGAATGCACGGGTAGCAGCCCGGTATGGCGCCAGCACGGCCAACACCGAAAGGTTGCAGGAATTGCAGGTAGCCATTGAGCAAGCTGGCGTTCAATGCCAAAACGATTCCCTGTTGCTGGAAAGGCAAAGAAACCTTTGGGCGCAGCAGATCGGCAGCCGCAATAACCTGGAACAACGGGAGGTGGCCTATAGCAACTCCCGCAATAATTACAGGGTGGCCCAATTACGCTATACGACTTTGCAGCGGCAGATCAGGTTCCAGGAACAGCAGTCTGCCAATAACTGGCAGATAGCCAGAGCAGGCACCAGTGACTATACTGTCAAAAGTGAAGTAAATGGAAAAGTCTATACGCTCCTCAGGGAAAAAGGGGAGATGGTAACCCCGCAAACGCCGGTGGCCGTAATAGGCGATGCGGCATTGTTCCTGCTGGAACTGCAGGTAGATGAATTTGATATTGCCCGGGTGAAGCAGGGATTGAAAGTGCTGATCACCATGGATAGTTACAAAGGCCAGGTATTTGAAGGGCGGGTTTTGACTATCTATCCCTTTATGGACCAACGCACCAAAACATTCAAAGTGGAAGCGGCTTTTGTGAATGCGCCTCCGGTGTTGTATCCCAACCTCACCTGTGAAGCCAATATCATCATCCGGGAAAAACAAAACAGCCTTACCATACCGGCCTCTTTCCTGTTGCAGGGGGGGTATGTGATGCTATTAAATAAAGAGAAGCGCAAAGTAAGTACCGGAATGAAGGATTACCGGAAGATAGAGATACTGGATGGGATAACGGCCCGTGATGTGCTCATAAAACCTGCCCAATGA
- a CDS encoding zinc ribbon domain-containing protein, producing the protein MKNRQLCQSCSMPIEDPVLRGTQKDGSKSSEYCKYCYQDGAFVDPALTLDEMRSIVIRKMEENKIPEDIIEVAVSSLPHLKRWNQASLKR; encoded by the coding sequence ATGAAGAACAGACAATTGTGCCAGAGCTGCAGTATGCCTATTGAAGATCCCGTACTGCGAGGCACTCAGAAAGACGGTTCAAAAAGCAGTGAGTATTGTAAATATTGCTACCAGGATGGAGCGTTTGTTGATCCGGCTTTGACGCTTGATGAAATGCGATCGATCGTAATTAGGAAAATGGAAGAGAACAAAATACCGGAAGATATTATAGAGGTTGCAGTAAGCAGTTTGCCACATCTAAAAAGATGGAACCAGGCTTCACTGAAACGCTGA
- a CDS encoding LytR/AlgR family response regulator transcription factor has translation MKAILVDDEMDGLRTLQRLLEKHCPQVQVAGTATSAAMAKERINGVQPDLVFLDIQMPGKSGLDLLSDLNSHSFEVIFVTAFNDYVLQALQFSAVDYLLKPVDEDRLIEAVQRAEKRLQEEKKGAQSDTLLHNLEKAGTPADMRLCLPTLKGFMIVKLSEIIYGEADRSYTVFHIEGGKTVLVSKALIEYEELLRGTSFLRVHKSFLINLQHVREYQRGEGGTVIMSNKAEIEISRRKKEAFLDEVRRVFKY, from the coding sequence ATGAAAGCTATTCTCGTAGACGATGAAATGGATGGGCTGCGCACTTTACAGCGCCTATTGGAAAAGCATTGCCCGCAGGTGCAGGTAGCGGGCACGGCTACCAGCGCAGCCATGGCCAAAGAGCGCATCAATGGGGTACAACCCGACCTCGTTTTCTTAGATATACAGATGCCCGGCAAATCGGGGCTCGATCTGCTGTCGGACCTGAACAGCCACTCCTTTGAAGTGATCTTCGTTACCGCGTTCAATGATTATGTGCTGCAGGCCCTGCAGTTCAGCGCCGTTGATTACCTGCTGAAGCCGGTAGACGAGGACCGGTTGATAGAGGCCGTGCAGCGGGCTGAAAAACGCCTACAGGAAGAAAAGAAAGGTGCGCAGTCGGACACCCTGCTGCACAACCTGGAAAAGGCAGGGACGCCGGCCGATATGCGGCTCTGCCTGCCCACTTTAAAAGGATTCATGATCGTTAAGTTGTCGGAGATCATTTATGGCGAAGCGGACCGGAGCTATACGGTGTTCCACATAGAAGGAGGCAAAACAGTGCTCGTGTCCAAAGCGTTGATCGAATACGAGGAACTCTTGCGGGGTACCAGCTTTTTGCGGGTCCACAAATCTTTCCTCATCAACCTGCAGCACGTACGCGAGTACCAGCGGGGAGAGGGCGGGACTGTCATCATGAGCAATAAGGCGGAGATAGAGATCAGCCGCAGGAAGAAAGAAGCTTTCCTGGATGAGGTGAGGCGGGTGTTTAAGTATTGA
- a CDS encoding sensor histidine kinase, translated as MNKVLLLLSAILLLRAGTGLSQSLQSSDFAQYTTEQGLSHNGVMGIAEDSTGFLWIATRSGLNRFNGHRFLQYHSTDDASSLPSEELMGVCRLDDHQLAVVGSGVHIVNTKTGQRRNLFIPYKDRGLSFKFNMTLQAIGDAAGNVFVLSRSGFYQFAQDSLVYRFDYYPDSLVAVNHLVFGGKMLELDDHRLLITSIDGLYLYDKSIKDLHKLRDKEIPALARFLAYPRIPFGFIPIAPGQLFVYDPVNRLLHYLDMCRNNNALVSAPWPKGLDDAGWRSRLIAQDDHTFLVTLQQAGLAQIRFDRNHIDPLVISPVPALTAYVCNDLLLDHERRLLVATNKGLLRQRLSASTVQTGRMPGYNQLAEAAFDDVVTLGDKVYAATRGSGLAVYNKTSLQFEKLLHFATANSPGLDNITALLPLQDKTMVVGTATIPFLFYPQTGGYSALMPPDWTPQYWVQNINGGKQDDVWISAHRIYRYRRSTRSFDSLPGLPRLLDAPVAIEEDGEGNIWMARHGLARYNRRLQQYDRYIDSFPFIKIPDKQVAAFTIDSHHTIWISVQNNGLVAYSPQTGAFRHFTKRNGLPHDQLSALYYLNGKLWMAGYSGISSIDINNYEIRNYGPEDGFPAAPVNIGSRFYYDSVDHLLYIGFADVIARFDPSVIAGTAVAPRIFIEQVMTGGGPSTYLPGNAVFTSWNRRQLNIAIGTINFFDGATQRYAYRLADGEEGAWIDLGTTSSFTISGLSPGRHRLEVRVSPDSHRWPAQVATLDINVAGPFWLSTWFMIVSGLVLGWLIYALVLWRTSVARKKEMVNTQMEKLRAEDYKAQFELEQITHYFSTSLAGKRTEDEILSDVAERLIGGLHYEDCIIYLWNRDKTRLVQRAAYGPKSVNGVVKTTGFTVSPGQGIVGHVVTTGKPLVVHDTRKDARYRVDDCFRLSELTVPIIHNGELLGVIDSEHSEAHYFNDRHVKMMTTIATLLGNTLKQLEADRSLQAKQQELAGINEQLAEARLSALQAQMNPHFVFNALNSIKRMILDADNDTASRYLSKFALMIRMTLEHSKETFVTLHDNIQYLKAYLDMERLRFDHTFSYGIDVKESVDAADLLFPSMMIQPLVENAIWHGLLPAEGEKRILVCFQVSDQRLRCIIQDNGIGIRQAEQMRRESRAVHRSVGLENLRKRIHILNEKYHTACTLSITDLREAGGPQTGTRAVLELNIITA; from the coding sequence ATGAATAAAGTATTATTACTCTTATCAGCCATCTTATTGTTGCGGGCCGGTACCGGCCTGTCGCAATCATTGCAGAGCAGTGATTTTGCCCAGTATACTACGGAGCAGGGATTGTCGCACAATGGGGTGATGGGGATAGCAGAGGACTCCACGGGTTTTTTATGGATCGCTACGCGGTCGGGATTGAATCGTTTTAATGGCCACCGTTTTTTACAATACCATAGCACGGACGATGCCAGCTCGCTGCCATCGGAAGAACTGATGGGGGTATGCAGACTCGACGATCACCAGCTTGCCGTGGTAGGATCGGGCGTACACATCGTCAATACGAAAACAGGCCAGCGCCGGAACCTCTTTATTCCCTATAAGGATCGCGGGTTGTCGTTCAAATTCAATATGACCTTGCAGGCGATCGGTGATGCAGCAGGCAACGTTTTCGTATTATCCAGGTCGGGGTTTTACCAATTTGCACAGGACAGCCTCGTATACCGGTTCGATTATTATCCTGATTCGCTTGTAGCGGTCAATCACCTTGTATTCGGCGGGAAGATGCTGGAACTGGACGATCACCGGCTGTTGATCACCAGTATTGACGGGCTTTACCTGTATGATAAATCCATCAAAGATCTTCATAAGCTGCGTGACAAAGAGATCCCTGCGCTGGCGCGTTTTCTTGCTTACCCGCGCATACCCTTCGGTTTTATACCAATAGCACCGGGCCAACTATTTGTGTACGACCCCGTGAACCGGCTGCTGCACTACCTGGATATGTGCCGTAACAATAATGCCCTGGTAAGCGCGCCCTGGCCCAAAGGGCTGGATGATGCCGGTTGGCGGTCCCGGCTGATCGCGCAGGATGATCATACGTTCCTGGTGACGCTGCAACAGGCCGGGCTGGCACAGATCCGTTTTGACAGGAACCATATTGACCCGCTGGTTATATCACCGGTGCCTGCACTTACCGCCTATGTATGCAACGATCTGTTGCTGGACCATGAGCGGCGCCTGCTGGTTGCCACCAACAAAGGATTGCTGCGTCAGCGGCTGTCTGCCTCCACGGTGCAAACGGGCAGGATGCCCGGATACAATCAATTGGCGGAAGCCGCTTTTGATGATGTGGTTACGCTGGGCGATAAAGTATATGCAGCCACCCGGGGATCGGGCCTCGCCGTGTACAATAAAACCAGCCTGCAGTTTGAAAAGCTCCTTCATTTTGCGACGGCCAATAGTCCGGGGCTTGACAATATTACCGCCTTATTACCGCTCCAGGATAAAACGATGGTGGTCGGAACGGCTACCATACCGTTCCTCTTCTATCCGCAAACGGGTGGCTATTCCGCCCTTATGCCACCGGACTGGACACCGCAGTATTGGGTACAAAATATTAACGGGGGCAAGCAGGATGATGTGTGGATCAGCGCACACCGTATTTACCGGTACCGGAGGTCCACCCGTTCCTTTGATAGCCTGCCGGGCCTGCCCAGGCTGCTGGATGCACCGGTGGCCATTGAAGAAGATGGGGAGGGAAATATCTGGATGGCCCGTCATGGCCTGGCGCGGTACAACAGGCGCCTGCAGCAATATGACCGCTACATCGATAGCTTCCCCTTTATCAAGATACCAGACAAACAGGTAGCTGCTTTCACGATCGACAGTCATCATACTATTTGGATCAGTGTGCAGAACAACGGCCTCGTTGCCTACTCGCCGCAAACAGGTGCCTTCCGGCATTTTACCAAAAGGAATGGTCTTCCCCATGATCAGCTCTCTGCATTGTATTACCTGAATGGCAAACTGTGGATGGCCGGATATTCGGGTATCTCTTCCATAGATATCAACAACTACGAGATACGTAATTACGGACCGGAGGATGGATTTCCGGCGGCTCCGGTCAACATAGGTTCGCGGTTTTATTATGACAGCGTGGATCACCTGCTCTACATCGGATTTGCCGATGTGATTGCGCGCTTCGATCCTTCGGTGATTGCGGGGACTGCCGTGGCGCCCAGGATCTTTATTGAACAGGTAATGACCGGTGGCGGTCCTTCCACCTATCTGCCCGGTAATGCCGTCTTCACTTCCTGGAACAGGCGGCAGCTGAACATTGCTATCGGCACCATCAATTTTTTTGATGGGGCCACGCAGCGGTATGCTTACCGGCTGGCTGATGGGGAAGAGGGCGCCTGGATAGACCTTGGCACAACCTCTTCCTTTACGATATCGGGTCTGTCGCCGGGGCGGCACCGGCTGGAGGTGCGCGTAAGCCCGGACAGCCATCGCTGGCCGGCCCAGGTGGCCACGCTCGACATCAACGTGGCAGGACCGTTCTGGCTCAGCACCTGGTTTATGATCGTCAGTGGGCTGGTGCTGGGGTGGCTCATCTATGCGCTGGTACTCTGGCGTACCTCGGTGGCGCGTAAAAAGGAAATGGTCAACACGCAGATGGAGAAACTGCGGGCAGAGGATTACAAGGCGCAGTTTGAACTGGAACAGATCACCCATTATTTTTCCACCTCCCTGGCCGGCAAAAGAACGGAAGACGAAATATTGTCGGATGTGGCGGAAAGACTGATCGGTGGCCTGCATTATGAGGATTGCATCATCTATTTGTGGAACCGGGATAAGACCAGGCTGGTACAGCGCGCAGCGTATGGACCAAAAAGTGTGAATGGGGTGGTGAAGACTACCGGCTTTACTGTGAGCCCGGGCCAGGGCATTGTGGGCCATGTGGTCACTACCGGCAAGCCCCTTGTTGTGCATGACACCCGGAAAGACGCGCGCTACCGGGTGGATGATTGTTTCCGGTTGAGCGAACTAACGGTTCCCATCATCCACAACGGCGAACTGCTGGGTGTGATCGATAGTGAGCATAGTGAGGCCCACTATTTCAATGACCGGCATGTGAAAATGATGACAACGATTGCCACCCTGTTGGGCAACACCCTTAAACAGCTGGAAGCTGACCGATCCCTGCAGGCCAAGCAACAGGAGCTGGCGGGTATTAATGAACAACTTGCAGAAGCCCGCCTGTCTGCCCTGCAGGCGCAGATGAACCCGCATTTTGTGTTCAATGCGCTGAACAGCATCAAGCGGATGATCCTTGATGCCGACAATGATACCGCTTCACGATACCTCAGCAAGTTTGCGCTGATGATCCGCATGACGTTGGAACATTCCAAAGAAACCTTCGTTACGCTGCACGATAATATCCAATACCTCAAAGCCTATCTGGACATGGAGCGGCTTCGCTTTGACCATACCTTCAGTTATGGCATTGATGTGAAGGAGTCTGTCGATGCGGCGGATCTATTGTTCCCTTCTATGATGATACAGCCGTTGGTGGAAAACGCTATCTGGCATGGCCTACTGCCTGCGGAGGGGGAAAAAAGGATACTCGTATGTTTCCAGGTATCGGATCAACGGCTGCGGTGCATTATCCAGGACAATGGCATCGGCATCCGCCAGGCGGAACAAATGCGCCGGGAGAGCCGGGCTGTACACCGGTCGGTTGGCCTGGAAAACCTACGCAAAAGGATCCATATCCTCAATGAAAAATACCATACGGCCTGTACCTTGTCGATCACAGACCTGCGTGAAGCGGGCGGACCACAGACTGGTACCAGGGCCGTCCTGGAATTGAATATCATAACGGCTTAA
- a CDS encoding DUF4242 domain-containing protein — MPKYIIERVVPGSGALTTRSLQKIARSSFEVITQMSHRIQWVESWVTADKWFCLYIAADEQAIREHATLVGIPADAIYEVMARADPVTAEGHIPWPSFGLDDC; from the coding sequence ATGCCGAAATATATTATCGAAAGAGTGGTGCCGGGTTCAGGAGCGCTTACTACCCGGTCCCTGCAAAAGATAGCCCGCTCCTCCTTTGAGGTCATTACGCAAATGAGTCATCGTATCCAATGGGTAGAGTCCTGGGTGACTGCCGATAAGTGGTTTTGCCTGTACATCGCGGCCGACGAGCAGGCCATCCGCGAACATGCTACGCTGGTAGGAATACCGGCCGACGCCATCTATGAAGTGATGGCGCGGGCAGACCCCGTCACTGCGGAAGGCCATATACCCTGGCCTTCCTTCGGCCTCGATGATTGCTGA